The following are encoded together in the Brassica napus cultivar Da-Ae chromosome A9, Da-Ae, whole genome shotgun sequence genome:
- the LOC106446817 gene encoding calmodulin-like protein 30, whose protein sequence is MSNVNFLELQYKLSKNKMLRKPSRLFSRDRQSSSGLSSPGPVGVPQPTINEMRRVFNRFDSDKDGKISQTEYKVVLRALGQERAIQDVPKIFKAADLDGDGFIDFKEFIDAHKRSGGIRSLDIRNAFWTFDLNGDGKISAEEVMSVLRKLGERCNLEDCKRMVRAVDADGDGLVNMEEFMRMMTQSMNIV, encoded by the coding sequence ATGTCAAACGTAAACTTCCTTGAGCTGCAATACAAGCTCTCTAAGAACAAGATGTTGAGGAAGCCTTCAAGATTGTTCTCTAGAGACAGGCAATCCTCATCAGGACTGTCTTCACCTGGACCAGTGGGCGTCCCTCAGCCTACAATCAACGAGATGAGACGTGTTTTCAACAGATTTGATTCAGACAAAGATGGAAAAATCTCTCAGACTGAGTACAAGGTGGTGCTGAGAGCTCTAGGACAAGAGAGAGCGATCCAAGACGTGCCCAAGATCTTTAAAGCCGCGGATTTGGACGGTGATGGGTTTATTGACTTCAAGGAGTTTATAGACGCACACAAAAGAAGTGGAGGGATTAGATCTTTGGATATACGAAACGCTTTCTGGACATTTGATCTGAACGGTGATGGGAAGATAAGCGCAGAAGAAGTGATGTCGGTTCTGAGGAAACTTGGTGAGAGGTGCAACTTAGAAGACTGCAAGAGGATGGTGAGAGCTGTTGATGCAGATGGAGATGGATTGGTTAATATGGAAGAGTTCATGAGGATGATGACTCAATCTATGAACATTGTCTGA
- the LOC125577996 gene encoding uncharacterized protein LOC125577996 encodes MIAKTLPVPVIEAPFARPLSDAGGVMARRRRPSKTLCLSLLLSSIRSSSLVSSVSLSWSENIVTVSFSGGSRSMFSVSSSAHRLTLTVMCLVGLRSVRISSRFIVIAPVRALIVSHAVDGSPLRPSLKVSRDDVVKPFGSLSTGVVIFWGVPHFSSVTVSHNHRDSPMLCNCNSGLTAGKALTFEVVTSQNPRFMKHRSDLPPSPLVMMYAFLLSHRGGDLLRRASPRRLRFISEDRRSAPTLTPSSVPLNRRCSLSGDPSSCQRQRNSIAQACEMGLFACRLGLRTLIVFLPVGSLGSLSSSSPYSSPSSSSPAFSRRSVSPSAHVRRCISKSITVLLSCGAVRSGPEDAADFVSTIFRGADWISTSLFNVTKFQPSGTAVNLTHSSFAMNSLSLYLRGFSKSIVCVVWFYVCSSMNSCRL; translated from the exons ATGATCGCAAAGACTCTCCCAGTCCCAGTTATCGAGGCGCCGTTTGCTCGTCCCCTCTCCGACGCCGGTGGAGTCATGGCTCGCCGGCGTCGACCCTCTAAAACTCtatgtctctctctcctcttatCTTCTATCCGTTCAAGCTCTCTGGTTTCGTCCGTCTCCTTGTCTTGGTCGGAGAACATTGTGACTGTTTCGTTTTCCGGGGGCTCCCGGTCTATGTTCTCGGTTTCCTCTTCGGCTCACCGCCTCACGCTTACCGTTATGTGTCTTGTTGGGCTCAGATCTGTAAGAATCAGCTCCCGTTTCATCGTCATCGCTCCTGTTCGTGCTCTCATCGTCTCTCACGCCGTCGACGGTTCTCCGTTGAGACCGTCTCTCAAGGTGAGCAGGGACGACGTGGTTAAGCCTTTCGGATCGCTTTCCACCGGAGTCGTTATTTTCTGGGGGGTTCCCCACTTTTCCTCTGTTACTGTCAGCCACAACCACCGTGACTCACCAATGCTCTGCAACTGCAACTCTGGTTTAACAGCCGGAAAAGCCTTAACCTTCGAGGTAGTCACGTCTCAAAACCCTAGATTTATGAAGCACCGTTCAGATCTACCGCCGTCCCCGCTAGTTATGATGTATGCTTTTTTGTTGTCTCATCGAGGAGGAGATCTGCTCCGACGAGCCTCTCCGCGGCGACTTAGATTTATTTCAGAAGACCGGAGATCAGCACCAACACTCACCCCCTCATCTGTTCCGCTCAACCGTCGCTGCTCCCTTTCCGGCGACCCGAGCTCCTGTCAACGTCAACGGAACAGCATCGCTCAAGCCTGTGAGATGGGCCTATTTGCTTGTAGATTGGGCCTG AGAACACTAATTGTCTTTTTACCGGTGGGTTCACTGGGCTCGTTGTCATCTTCATCACCATactcatcaccatcatcatcatcacctgcCTTCTCTCGAAGAAGTGTTTCCCCTTCTGCCCATGTGCGAAGGTGTATTTCCAAGTCTATAACCGTCTTGCTATCTTGTGGAGCGGTCCGTTCGGGGCCTGAAGATGCAGCGGATTTCGTTTCGACGATATTCCGAGGTGCGGATTGGATATCAACGTCACTTTTCAATGTGACTAAATTTCAACCTTCCGGCACTGCCGTGAATTTGACGCATTCAAGCTTTGCTATGAATTCGCTGTCTCTTTATCTTAGAGGTTTCTCTAAATCTATTGTTTGTGTTGTATGGTTTTATGTTTGTAGTTCTATGAACTCTTGTAGACTTTAA